The proteins below are encoded in one region of Anguilla anguilla isolate fAngAng1 chromosome 3, fAngAng1.pri, whole genome shotgun sequence:
- the fkbp7 gene encoding peptidyl-prolyl cis-trans isomerase FKBP7, whose translation MGFAVRLFLCLHVCSFFVDFTVANETKDEVKIEVIFKPENCAKKSKRGDLMNAHYDGFLAKNGSQFYCSRSEKDGHPKWFVLGVGQVMKGLDIGMDGMCPGEKRKLIIPPSLGYGQQGNEKVPPNSTLIFEIELYSVSRGPRSMEAFREMDLDKDRSLSKTEVKKSLMIEYEKGGTRRDDSFYDAIIADIFHKSDHNGDGMISAKEYNIYDHDEL comes from the exons ATGGGGTTTGCTGTccgtttatttttatgtttacatGTGTGCAGCTTCTTCGTAGATTTTACGGTCGCTAACGAAACAAAGGACGAAGTTAAAATTGAGGTTATATTTAAGCCCGAGAACTGCGCAAAGAAGAGTAAAAGGGGAGATTTAATGAATGCTCATTATGATGGATTCCTTGCAAAAAATGGCTCACAATTCTACTGCAG TCGTTCAGAAAAGGATGGACACCCGAAGTGGTTTGTTTTAGGTGTTGGTCAAGTGATGAAAGGTCTAGACATTGGAATGGATGGCATGTGTCCTggtgagaaaagaaaattaataatcCCTCCCTCATTAGGATATGGACAACAAGGCAATG AAAAAGTTCCTCCTAATTCAACACTGATCTTTGAGATTGAGCTATACTCTGTATCTAGAGGACCACGCAGCATGGAGGCCTTCAGGGAAATGGATTTGGATAAGGACAGATCCCTTTCAAAAACTGAG GTGAAGAAGTCTCTGATGATTGAGTATGAGAAAGGTGGTACTCGGCGTGATGACTCATTTTATGATGCCATTATTGCTGACATATTCCACAAGAGTGACCACAATGGGGATGGAATGATATCCGCAAAGGAGTACAATATTTATGACCACGATGAGCTCTAG
- the pjvk gene encoding pejvakin, protein MFAAATKNFVKQVGDTGRLIPVPSLSEADRYQPLSLVTKKKKAHFWKKTKYASTPFSLKDILVGEKEITAGVSSYQLLNYEDKSDVSLNGRLGNHLVNDVGFNISGSDSVAVKASFGIVTKHEVEVPTLLRELTSRKVDLDHCLIRQSKESGRAVLCVVMESIRTTRQCSLTVHAGMHGRTMRFQIDDGRNPKGRDKAIVIPAHTTIAFSIFELFIRLDGRLDICVTSETQGGFEKEQIREQLGGFIGRFSMGRLRRFLSGIVYGNPFRADDRTFEELTHSDVYMDDLVADYYEKAASMTDISTSYLREGSHTRVNLLNHNIPKGPCALCGMGHQRRETVYGCLECSSNGQKYVRLHVVPCFDLWHKTMR, encoded by the exons ATGTTTGCTGCAGCTACTAAGAACTTTGTGAAGCAGGTCGGAGACACTGGGAGGCTTATTCCTGTCCCTAGTTTGAGCGAAGCTGATCGATATCAACCCCTAAGCCTTGTCACCAAGAAAAAGAAGGCACACTTCTGGAAGAAAACCAAATATGCCTCCACCCCCTTCTCTTTAAAAGACATACTCGtgggagaaaaggaaataacAGCAG GTGTTTCCTCCTACCAGCTGCTTAACTATGAAGATAAGTCAGATGTCTCCCTGAATGGGCGATTGGGGAATCACCTTGTAAATGATGTTGGTTTCAACATCAGTGGATCAGACTCTGTTGCTGTCAAAGCCTCCTTTGGTATTGTGACAAAGCATGAAGTGGAGGTTCCCACATTATTAAGAGAACTTACCTCAAG GAAGGTGGACCTAGACCACTGTCTGATCCGCCAGTCCAAGGAGAGTGGGAGGGCTGTTCTATGTGTTGTCATGGAGAGCATTCGCACGACCCGCCAGTGTTCTCTCACTGtacatgcaggcatgcatggGAGAACCATGAGg tTTCAGATTGATGATGGGCGGAACCCGAAAGGTCGTGACAAGGCTATAGTTATTCCAGCTCACACAACTATAGCATTCAGTATATTTGAACTTTTTATCCGATTGGATGGTCGTCTTG ATATATGTGTCACATCTGAGACACAGGGTGGCTTTGAGAAAGAACAGATCAGAGAGCAGCTTGGTGGCTTCATTGGACGGTTTTCCATGGGGAGGTTGCGGAGATTTCTGTCAGGCATTGTTTACGGAAATCCCTTTCGAGCAg ATGACAGAACATTTGAAGAACTCACGCATTCAGACGTGTACATGGATGATTTAGTGGCAGACTATTATGAGAAGGCAGCGAGTATGACTGACATCTCTACCAGTTACCTCAGAGAGGGATCTCACACCCGTGTAAATCTACTTAACCATAACATTCCCAAAGGCCCCTGTGCGCTGTGTGGCATGGGTCATCAAAGACGTGAGACGGTGTATGGCTGCCTTGAATGCTCCTCAAATGGACAGAAGTATGTCAGATTGCATGTTGTACCATGCTTTGATCTGTGGCACAAAACCATGAGGTGA